In Coffea arabica cultivar ET-39 unplaced genomic scaffold, Coffea Arabica ET-39 HiFi ptg000035l, whole genome shotgun sequence, a single genomic region encodes these proteins:
- the LOC113717553 gene encoding uncharacterized protein, whose protein sequence is MGNLMSCSTLPTPLMKTTRAARVILPGGEVRQFRQLVKAAELMLECPNYFLVNSKSLNIGKRFSALSADEDLEFGNVYIMFQMKRVNSIVTAADMAVVLMAANTAARRIAGGKVEPEVAAAAVTRDDDQEVGRSRLNLEEIEGFKDMEYRFRLASCKSRKPLLDTITEEPVFSR, encoded by the coding sequence ATGGGAAACTTGATGTCATGCAGCACTCTTCCGACTCCGTTGATGAAAACCACCAGGGCCGCCAGGGTTATTCTCCCAGGCGGTGAAGTACGGCAGTTCCGGCAACTGGTGAAGGCAGCAGAACTCATGCTAGAATGTCCAAACTACTTCTTGGTGAACTCTAAGTCCTTGAACATTGGAAAAAGATTTTCCGCCCTTTCTGCCGATGAAGATTTGGAGTTTGGCAACGTTTATATCATGTTTCAGATGAAACGCGTGAATTCCATCGTCACTGCAGCTGATATGGCGGTGGTTTTGATGGCGGCGAACACTGCTGCGAGGCGGATAGCCGGTGGCAAAGTTGAACCTGAGGTGGCGGCCGCCGCGGTGACAAGAGATGATGATCAAGAAGTTGGGCGGTCGAGGTTGAATTTGGAGGAGATTGAAGGGTTTAAGGATATGGAATATAGATTTAGATTAGCATCGTGCAAATCAAGGAAACCTTTGTTGGATACAATCACAGAAGAGCCTGTTTTTTCCAGATAA
- the LOC113715334 gene encoding GDSL esterase/lipase 6-like, producing the protein MEKTLIFFLLLNFLSSVLGYKVSSIYVFGDSIFDAGNNHYNKYCAAQADFPPYGSTFFHRPTGRFTNGRTVADFLSQFLGLPLQKPFLEAQLDIINGTLKNYPSNGINFASAGSGVLSTTNKDLNVTSLQTQLQQFKSLIEQNHLDKKVVKQSLFFLESGSNDAFNYFFPFEAPTLSPDAYVQEMLKQVGNFVDQIYELGARKIALFSLGPVGCVPARALLPGAPTDKCNGKMNKMVKNFNMGLENLVKAIPSKYPGAIAVYGAVYKTVQLFRDNPSQYGFNDVTNACCGYGTLGGMVQCGKEGYTVCPEPDRNLFWDYFHPSERTYKLISKALWSGGRTSIRPINLKTLANITLSEQQYS; encoded by the exons ATGGAGAAAACCCTCATATTCTTTCTCCTCCTAAACTTTTTGTCATCTGTTTTAGGATACAAGGTATCATCAATCTACGTATTTGGAGACTCAATTTTTGATGCCGGAAACAATCACTATAACAAGTACTGTGCTGCTCAAGCTGATTTTCCACCTTATGGTTCAACTTTCTTTCACCGCCCTACTGGAAGATTCACCAATGGTAGAACAGTTGCAGATTTCTTAT CTCAATTTCTTGGTCTCCCGTTACAAAAACCATTCCTCGAGGCACAGCTTGATATAATTAATGGAACTCTAAAGAATTATCCATCTAATGGCATCAATTTTGCTAGCGCTGGAAGCGGTGTTCTTTCCACAACCAACAAAGATTTG AATGTCACATCACTCCAAACCCAACTGCAACAATTCAAGTCACTGATAGAGCAAAATCATCTAGACAAGAAAGTGGTGAAGCAGTCTCTGTTCTTCTTGGAATCAGGCTCAAATGATGCCTTCAACTACTTTTTTCCATTTGAAGCCCCAACTCTTAGCCCAGATGCTTATGTCCAAGAAATGTTAAAACAAGTTGGTAACTTTGTTGACCAAATTTATGAGCTTGGGGCACGCAAAATTGCCTTATTTTCACTAGGACCTGTTGGCTGTGTCCCAGCAAGGGCCCTTTTGCCTGGTGCACCAACTGATAAGTGCAATGGAAAGATGAACAAAATGGTCAAGAATTTCAACATGGGATTGGAAAATCTTGTTAAGGCCATTCCTAGCAAGTACCCTGGCGCAATTGCTGTTTATGGAGCGGTTTATAAGACTGTCCAACTTTTTCGAGACAATCCGAGCCAATACG GCTTCAATGATGTAACAAATGCATGTTGTGGTTATGGAACTCTTGGCGGAATGGTGCAATGTGGAAAAGAGGGTTACACAGTTTGTCCAGAGCCAGATCGAAACTTGTTCTGGGATTACTTCCACCCCTCTGAACGCACTTACAAACTCATTTCCAAGGCTTTGTGGAGCGGAGGCCGCACCAGCATTCGACCCATCAACTTGAAGACTCTGGCAAACATTACCCTTTCTGAGCAACAATATTCATAA
- the LOC113715330 gene encoding uncharacterized protein isoform X2 translates to MNREIEEIQEDLLAKAAKAADELYNIRDTYFPADPNDKISKLQAESDLVLQTLNSIPPENRKLPIQRAMYEYLKGKVLDVFSDYRKDAEDHLSKAGPNKRILCQLSMLERKMAQGTEKQAEIVEESIKHAREAIALDVRDGNSWYNLGNACLTSFFVTGAWDHSKLLQSLKAYQNAERDETMKSSPDLYFNCATVNKYLENYERALTGFEAAALKDPGLNATEEVEKIVHLLDKLESLLKGQTKAKRLASLASSLSTVNVNPSYIQVSVDRLAEGLNKGVAVVGKVLYFIKHQNVAPLYYLLCDANQICYVLSVYGIRDDVVKEGDQIILLSPYFHNVDFSWNGKVYQFKSVRVDFLEQMLVNGKALSHSHAVRASIYAQHKP, encoded by the exons ATGAACAGAGAAATAGAAGAAATCCAAGAAGATTTATTAGCAAAGGCAGCAAAAGCAGCTGATGAGCTCTATAACATTCGGGACACCTACTTTCCTGCGGACCCAAATGACAAAATATCCAAATTGCAAGCTGAATCGGATCTTGTCCTGCAAACCCTCAATTCCATTCCTCCAG AAAACAGGAAATTGCCAATTCAACGTGCAATGTACGAGTACTTGAAAGGGAAAGTATTGGATGTCTTCTCTGATTATAGGAAAGATGCTGAGGATCATCTCTCAAAAGCA GGCCCCAACAAAAGGATACTCTGTCAATTATCTATGCTCGAAAGGAAAATGGCTCAAG GTACTGAAAAACAGGCAGAAATTGTTGAAGAGAGCATTAAACATGCAAGGGAAGCTATTGCTCTTGATGTCAGGGATGGAAATTCCTGGT ATAACCTAGGGAATGCATGCCTAACCTCTTTTTTTGTTACCGGAGCATGGGATCACAGTAAACTTCTGCAGTCACTGAAAGCATATCAAAATGCT GAGAGAGATGAGACAATGAAATCCAGTCCAGACCTGTATTTCAATTGTGCTACT GTGAACAAATATTTAGAGAACTATGAGAGAGCCCTTACTGGATTTGAAGCGGCTGCCTTGAAGGATCCTGGCTTAAATGCCACGGAGGAAGTTGAGAAGATAGTTCATCTTCTTGACAAATTGGAGAGTTTGCTAAAG GGACAAACTAAGGCTAAGCGACTTGCTTCATTGGCGTCATCACTTTCCACTGTAAATG TAAATCCTTCATATATTCAAGTCAGTGTGGATCGTCTAGCAGAAGGTTTAAATAAAGGGGTTGCCGTCGTGGGAAAGGTTCTATACTTTATTAAACACCAAAACGTGGCTCCATT ATACTATTTGCTGTGTGATGCAAATCAAATATGCTATGTGTTATCAGTCTATGGGATACGTGATGATGTG GTTAAAGAAGGAGACCAGATCATACTGCTGAGTCCCTATTTCCATAATGTTGATTTCTCTTGGAATGGAAAG GTCTACCAGTTCAAATCAGTACGTGTAGACTTCTTGGAGCAAATGCTTGTTAATGGAAAAGCTTTGTCTCATAGCCATGCAGTTCGAGCATCGATCTATGCACAACATAAGCCTTGA
- the LOC113715330 gene encoding uncharacterized protein isoform X1, giving the protein MNREIEEIQEDLLAKAAKAADELYNIRDTYFPADPNDKISKLQAESDLVLQTLNSIPPENRKLPIQRAMYEYLKGKVLDVFSDYRKDAEDHLSKAVKLNPSLGDAWLSLGNCIWKKGDLSAAKNCFMLALSKGPNKRILCQLSMLERKMAQGTEKQAEIVEESIKHAREAIALDVRDGNSWYNLGNACLTSFFVTGAWDHSKLLQSLKAYQNAERDETMKSSPDLYFNCATVNKYLENYERALTGFEAAALKDPGLNATEEVEKIVHLLDKLESLLKGQTKAKRLASLASSLSTVNVNPSYIQVSVDRLAEGLNKGVAVVGKVLYFIKHQNVAPLYYLLCDANQICYVLSVYGIRDDVVKEGDQIILLSPYFHNVDFSWNGKVYQFKSVRVDFLEQMLVNGKALSHSHAVRASIYAQHKP; this is encoded by the exons ATGAACAGAGAAATAGAAGAAATCCAAGAAGATTTATTAGCAAAGGCAGCAAAAGCAGCTGATGAGCTCTATAACATTCGGGACACCTACTTTCCTGCGGACCCAAATGACAAAATATCCAAATTGCAAGCTGAATCGGATCTTGTCCTGCAAACCCTCAATTCCATTCCTCCAG AAAACAGGAAATTGCCAATTCAACGTGCAATGTACGAGTACTTGAAAGGGAAAGTATTGGATGTCTTCTCTGATTATAGGAAAGATGCTGAGGATCATCTCTCAAAAGCA GTTAAGTTGAATCCATCTCTTGGAGATGCATGGTTGAGTTTAGGCAACTGTATTTGGAAGAAGGGAGATTTATCTGCGGCTAAGAATTGTTTTATGCTTGCTTTAAGCAAG GGCCCCAACAAAAGGATACTCTGTCAATTATCTATGCTCGAAAGGAAAATGGCTCAAG GTACTGAAAAACAGGCAGAAATTGTTGAAGAGAGCATTAAACATGCAAGGGAAGCTATTGCTCTTGATGTCAGGGATGGAAATTCCTGGT ATAACCTAGGGAATGCATGCCTAACCTCTTTTTTTGTTACCGGAGCATGGGATCACAGTAAACTTCTGCAGTCACTGAAAGCATATCAAAATGCT GAGAGAGATGAGACAATGAAATCCAGTCCAGACCTGTATTTCAATTGTGCTACT GTGAACAAATATTTAGAGAACTATGAGAGAGCCCTTACTGGATTTGAAGCGGCTGCCTTGAAGGATCCTGGCTTAAATGCCACGGAGGAAGTTGAGAAGATAGTTCATCTTCTTGACAAATTGGAGAGTTTGCTAAAG GGACAAACTAAGGCTAAGCGACTTGCTTCATTGGCGTCATCACTTTCCACTGTAAATG TAAATCCTTCATATATTCAAGTCAGTGTGGATCGTCTAGCAGAAGGTTTAAATAAAGGGGTTGCCGTCGTGGGAAAGGTTCTATACTTTATTAAACACCAAAACGTGGCTCCATT ATACTATTTGCTGTGTGATGCAAATCAAATATGCTATGTGTTATCAGTCTATGGGATACGTGATGATGTG GTTAAAGAAGGAGACCAGATCATACTGCTGAGTCCCTATTTCCATAATGTTGATTTCTCTTGGAATGGAAAG GTCTACCAGTTCAAATCAGTACGTGTAGACTTCTTGGAGCAAATGCTTGTTAATGGAAAAGCTTTGTCTCATAGCCATGCAGTTCGAGCATCGATCTATGCACAACATAAGCCTTGA